GGGGTGGCCCTGAACCTGTGGACCCAGCGCCTGACCGAACGCCTGCGGGACAACCCGGCGTTGCGCGACCTGTCCAACGACCTGCAGCTGGGCGCCAGCGTCACCCGCATCGACATCGACCGCCAGGCCGCGGCGCGTTTCGGCCTGACCACCAGCGATGTCGACCAGGCGCTGTACGACGCCTTCGGCCAGCGGCAGATCAGCGAGTTCCAGACCGAGACCAACCAGTACAAGGTGATCCTCGAGCTGGACGCCCGCCAGCGCGGCAAGGCCGAGAGCCTCAACTACTTCTACCTGCGCTCGCCGCTGTCCGGCGAGATGGTGCCGCTGTCGGCCCTGGCCCATGTCGCGCCGCCCAGTACCGGGCCACTGTCGATCAGCCACGACGGCCTGTTCCCGGCCGCCAACCTGTCGTTCAACCTGGCACCGGGCGTGGCCCTGGGCGAGGCGGTGCAGATCCTCGAACGCACCCAGCGCGAGCTGGGCATGCCCGACGCCATCACCGGCAATTTCCAGGGCGCGGCCCAGGCTTTCCAGAGTTCGCTGTCGAGCCAGCCGTACCTGATCCTCGCCGCGCTGGTGGCGGTGTACATCATCCTCGGCGTGCTCTACGAGAGCCTGGTGCATCCGCTGACGATCATTTCCACGCTGCCGTCGGCGGGGCTCGGTGCCCTGATACTGCTCTGGGCCATGGGCCAGGACTTCACCATCATGGGGCTGATCGGCGTGGTGCTTTTGATCGGCATCGTCAAGAAGAACGGCATCCTGCTGATCGACTTCGCCCTGGAGGCCCAGCGCAACCAGGGCCTGACGCCCGAGCAGGCGATCCACCAGGCGTGCCTGGTGCGTTTTCGCCCGATCATCATGACCACCCTGGCCGCGTTGCTCGGCGCGGTGCCACTGATGTTAGGCGTTGGCGCCGGCGCCGAGCTGCGCCAGCCGCTGGGCATCGCCGTGGTCGGCGGCTTGCTGGTGAGCCAGGCGCTGACGCTGTTCACCACCCCGGTCATATACTTGGCCCTGGAGCGCCTGTTCCACCGCCGCCGGGCCACCGTTGCCCCCGCGCCGACCGCCAGTTGAGACAAGACCATGCGTGTACTGATCATCGAAGACGAAGAGAAAACCGCCGACTACCTGCATCGCGGCCTCAGCGAACAGGGCTTTACCGTCGACCTGGCGCGCGACGGCATCGACGGCCTGCACCTGGCCCTGGAAGGTGACTACGCGGTGATCGTGCTCGACGTCATGCTCCCCGGCCTGGACGGCTATGGCGTGCTGCGCGCGCTGCGGGCGCGCAAGCAGACGCCGGTGATCATGCTCACCGCCCGCGAGCGGGTCGAGGACCGCATCCACGGCCTGCGCGAAGGTGCCGACGACTACCTGGGCAAGCCGTTCTCGTTCCTTGAACTGGTGGCCCGGTTGCAGGCCCTGACCCGCCGCAGCGCGGTCCACGAACCGTTGCAGATCCAGGTCGCCGACCTGTGGATCGACCTGATGGCGCGCAAGGCCAGCCGCGCCGGACAACGCCTGGAGCTGACCGCCAAGGAATTCTCGCTGCTCAGCGTACTGGCCCGTCGGCAGGGCGAGATCCTGTCCAAGACCGCCATCGCCGAGCTGGTCTGGGACATCAATTTCGACAGCGACGCGAATGTCGTCGAAGTGGCGATCAAGCGCTTGCGCGCCAAGCTCGACGGGCCGTTCGACAACAAGTTGCTGCATACCATTCGAGGCATGGGTTATGTCCTGGAAAACCGTGGGTAGCCTGGGGGGCGCTGCGCGCCCCTTTCGCGACACAAGGCCGCTCCTACAGCGGATCGCGTCCCCCTGCAGGAGCGGCCTTGCGTCGCGAAAGGGCTGCAAGGCAGCCCCAGGGAGCGACAGCCCATGACCCTTTTCCGAAGCAAACCCGGCAACTCCATCGCCCTGCGCCTCTCGGCGCTGTTCACCCTGGTGGCCCTGGCCGTGTTCGTGCTGATCGGCAGCGCCTTGTACCGCCAGGTCGACCGCAGCCTCGACCTGCTGCCCGAAGCCGAACTGGACGCGCGCTTCAGCGTGCTCGAGTCCACCCTCAACCGCTACGGCACCGCCGAACACTGGGCCAAGATCAACAACAAGCTCAACCTGCTCAGCGAAGAAGACCGGCGCATCCGCTTCTGGGTGGTGAGCAGCGACCCGGCCTTCGAGTACGGCCAGCCCAGCCAACAGCTGCGCGCCTTCGCCGAGGGCGCGCCAGGCATGCGCGACCTGCGCCTGGCCGACAGCCCCTACCCCTACAAGGTACTGGTCAGCGAACTGCCGGCCCTGGGCGGGCGCCCACCGCTGCGCTTTCTGATCGGCATCGACACCGAGACCTTCTGGCAGGCCCAGCACAGCCTGCTGGTGGCCATCGTCGGCCTGGCCGCGCTGGGCGTGTTGCTGGCCTCGCTGCTCAGCTACTGGGTCGCGCGCATCGGCCTCAAGCCCTTGCAGGCCCTCTCGGACGAAGCCCAGACCCTGGCCCCGCCGCGCCTGGACGGGCGCCTGCAAAGCCACGACCTGCCGCCGGAACTGGCGCAGTTCGCCAGCGCCTTCAACGCCGCCCTCGACCGGGTCAGCCAGGCCTACACGCAACTGGAAGCGTTCAACGCCGATGTCGCCCACGAACTGCGCTCGCCGCTGACCAACCTGATCGGCCAGACCCAGGTCGCCCTCACCCGCGGGCGCAGCGCCGAGCACTACTTCGAGGTGCTGCAATCGAACCTCGAGGAGCTCGAGCGCCTGCGCAGCATCATCAACGACATGCTGTTCCTGGCCAGCGCCGACCAGGGCAGCAAGGCCACCGCGCTGACCCAGGCATCGCTGGCCGAGGAAGTGGCCACCACCCTGGACTACCTCGACTTCATCCTCGAGGACGCCCAGGTCAGCGTCAGTGTCAGCGGCGACGCCCAGGCACATATCGAGAAGGCCCAGTTGCGCCGGGCGCTGATCAACCTGCTGAACAATGCCGTGCAGCACACCGCGCCGCACCAGGTGATCGAGGTGCGCATCGAGGCCGATGAACAGCAGGTCAACATCGCCGTCAGCAACCCTGGCCCGGCGATCGCCGACGAGCACCTGGCGCTGCTGTTCGAGCGCTTCTACCGGGTGGATGCCGCCCGGGCCAACAGTGGGGGCGGCAACCACGGCCTGGGCCTGGCGATCGTCAAGGCCATCGCCTTGATGCACGGCGGCAGTGTGTTCGTGCGCAGCGAAGCGGGCGCCAATACCTTCGGCATCAGCCTGCCGAACGCTCAACTACGCGGGTTTGCGGTAAAAATCTGATACTTTCACCCGTGATCATTACCTTTTATGCAACAGTGCTTATCCAAACGGCCTCTGTTTCCAGGGTGTTTACAGGGCTAACTTTAGCCCTGTCATCACTCGCACTTGCTCTGCAAGAAGGTTGCATCAAATGTCCAACAGTATGGGTATTGCCAGCGTCTTCGTCCTGTCGTCCCTGTTGTTGTCGCCCCTGGCCATGGCCGAAGAATCGCCGGCCTTCGTCGCCCGTAACAGCGAACTTGCCGCTGTCCATCAACAGGCCCGCGACGCCTATGCCGCCAAACCAGCCGACGCGGTGAAAGACTCGCAGCAGACAGCGTCCAAAGTTTCCGCCGACAGCGATATCGATAGCTGATCGGCCATTTTCGATTCGAAGTTTTCCCTTGGCTACACCATGGGCACCGCCTGTGACGATATGTTAGCCTTTCAAAGCCGCTGCTAATCAGCGGCTTTTTTTATGTGTCGAAAATATCAGCAGGGATGTTGCGTCTCTAATAAGAGATTGGCAGACACGACAATAAAATCTGCCCAACCGCTTGACCAAAGGAGTTTGTACCGGTGCTTTCCGCGTTTCGTTTCACCCCGTTGTTCGTTGCGTTGGCCGCAACGATTCCCGTCGCCGCCCAGGCCGAAGAAGCGCAAGCCGAGGGTTTCATCGAAGGGTCCTCGCTCAACCTGCATTTTCGCAATGCCTACTTCAACCGCAACGAAAAGAACCGCAAGGTAGAGGACAAGCGCGAGTGGGGCCAGGGCGCCGTGGCGCGCTTCGAGTCCGGCTACACGCCAGGCACCATCGGCTTCGGCCTCGATGCCCACGCCATGATCGGTTTGAAACTGGACGGTGGCTCCGGCCATGCCGGTACCTCGATCCTGCCGAGCGAACCGGGCGACAAGGCCCGCCATGCCTTCTCCACCGCCGGCGGCGCGATCAAGCTCAAGGGCTTCGACACCGAGTTCAAGGCCGGTGACCTGTTCCTCACCAACCCAGTGATCGCCGGTGGCGAGAGCCGCATGCTGCCGCAGACCTTCCGCGGCGTCGCGGTGACCAACAACAGCATCGACGGGCTGATGCTCGAAGGCGGCAAGGTCAGCTTCACCAAGCCGTACAACCAGAGCGGCCACCGCCGCATCAACACCTACTACAGCAACCAGACGCCCGAGCAGGACAGCCAGAACCTGAGCTGGGCCGGCGCGTCGTGGAGCGGCACCGAGCACATCACCGCCAATGTCTATGCCGCCGAGCTCAAGGACATCTGGAACCAGTACTACGCCGACTTCGACTACACCTACGTGGTCAACGACCTGGTCAGCCTGAACCCAGGCGTGCACTTCTATCACACCCAGGACACCGGCCAGTCGAAGCTGGGCAGCATCGACAACAACACCTGGAGCGTGCACTTCACCGTGGCCGCCGGCTACCACAGCGTCACCGCCGCCTACCAGCGGGTCAACGGCAACACGCCGTTCGACTACATCAACCTGGGTGACAGCATCTTCCTCGACAACTCGCGCATGTATTCGGACTTCAACGCGCCAAACGAGCGCTCGTGGAAGCTGCAGTACGACTACGACTTCGCCGGCCTCGGCGTGCCGGGCCTGAGCACCTCGCTGTCGTACTCGCGCGGCAAGGCCGACCTGACCAAGGCCAGCCAGGACACCGAGTTCTATGACTTCTACAACGCGGACGGCAAGAATGCCCGGCACTGGGAACGTGACTTCGACCTGAAGTACGTGTTCCAGGAAGGCCAGCTCAAGGACCTGTCGGTGCTGCTGCGCTATGCCACGCACCGGGCCAACGCGGCGTATGCGAGCGAGCAGGACAACGACGAGTTCCGGGTGATCGTGGATTACCCGCTGAACGTGTTCTAACGCGGTAGATCCGTTCGGCGTTTGAATTTCAGCGCCTGCGAGACCGAGCGCCGCCCGCGCGGCGCTCAATCTACCCGGCACTGCAAAACGTGCGGCGAACACCTGGTGCAATCGCCGGGGTCGCTTAGCACAGCTCTTTCGCAACACAAGGCCGCTCCTGCAAAGTCAGCCGCTCGTTGCCTGGGCCCGGCCCTCCTGCATCATTTCCGTCGGCCAAATCGCCTTTGATCTTGTCCGACAATCCCCGCTTGCCTAGAATATCGCCGCCGCTTTTCGGCCCATTCCCCAAGGATCCCGGGGCTTATGCAGTTGCGAGCATGACGTTGCCCACCCGATCACCACGATCCGCCCTGTACAAGTCGCACCCCGAGCTGGTCCTCAACCTGGGCAGCTGCCTCGCCGTGCTCGCCATCGTGGCCATCGTCAGCTACCTGCTGGTCCGTGAGCGCGACAGCGTCGAACAATCGGCCATGCGCTCGTCGAGCAACATCGTGCAACTGATCGAAAGCGACATCCTGCGCAACGTCGAACTCTACGACCAGTCGCTCAAGGGCCTGATCTGGGCCGTGCAGCACCCTGAGCTGCTCAAGGTGCCGCCCAGGCTGCGCCAGCAGATTCTCTTCAACCAGGCCTTCTCCGCCCCGGTGCGCGGCGACATCCTCTGGCTCGATGCCAAGGGCGACGTGCTTGGCGACTCCACCAGCGCGCTGCCGCGCCAGGCCAATTTCGCTGACACCGTGCCCTTCCAGTCCCACCGCGATCAGCCGCGCCTGGGCCTGCTGATCAGCCCGCCATTCAAGGCACGGCTGGGCGACCTGGACTGGTGCATCAGCTTCAGCCGGCGCATCTCCGGGCCCAATGGCGAGTTCCAGGGCCTGGCGGCCGGGGCCTTGCGCCTGTCCTACTTCAACGCGCTGTTCCAACGCCTGGACATCGGCGTGGACAGCAGCGTCAACCTGCTCAACACCGATGGCCAGCTGCTGGCGCGCCAGCCAACCCGCCCGCAGGATCCGCTGATCGGTAGCAGCTTGCGCGAGCGTCCCAACTTCAAGCGCATCCTCGGCGAGCGCAGTGGCAGCTTCACCGCCCGCTCGACGGCCTATGAAGGCCAGCGCCTCTACACCTTCGCCCGGGTCGCCGACCTGCCGCTGATCGTGCTGGTGGCGCACTCGGCCGACGAGGTGTTCCAGTCGTGGCGACGCACCGCAATCGTGGTCAGCGTGGCCACTGGCGTGCTGTGCATCGGCATCCTCTGGCTGACCTTGCTGCTGGGCCGCGAATTGCGCCGGCGCCAAGACGCCGAGCAGGGCCTGGCGACCCTGGCCGCCACCGACAGCCTCACGGGCCTGGCCAACCGCCGCCGCCTCGACCAGGTGCTGCGCCAGGAATGGGCCCGCGCCCAGCGCAACCGCAAACCACTGGCGGTGCTGATGGTGGATGTGGATCACTTCAAGGCGTTCAACCAGCGCCATGGCCACGCCGGCGGCGACCATGTGCTGCGCGAGGTGGCCACCACCCTGCAGCGGTGCATCCGCCGACCGGCGGACCTGGCGGCACGCTATGGCGGCGAGGAGTTCCAGGTGGTGCTGCCAGAGACCGAACTGGCCGGCGCGCTGCTACTGGCCGAACGCATTCGCGCCAGTGTCGAGGCGATGCCGCCGTTCGGCGACGATGAACGCGCGGTGACGGTGAGCGTGGGGATTGGCCTGCATGCGCCGGGTGGCGCACAGGACCTGGCGGGTTTGCTGGGGGATGCCGACGAGGCGCTGTACCGGGCCAAGGCCAATGGTCGCAATCGGGTTGAGGGGCCGAGGGCCTAGGGGCTGCTGCGCAGCCCTTTGGCGACACAAGGCCACTCCTACAGGAAATTGCGTTCCCCTGTTGGAGCGGCCTTGTGTCGCGAAAGGGGCGCAAAGCGCCCCCAACGATCCCGCTTACGACCGCGCGCGGGCCGCGTTACGCAGCGCCTTCACCTGGTCATGATTGCGTTGCACGCCTTGCAACTGCTTCTCCACCAGCGCGTAGGACGCGTCATTGGCCGTACGCCCCAGCTTGACCAGCTTCTCGCGCCCGTCCTTGTACGCCTTCAACGCATGGTCCTCGCCGCGCTCCACTTCATTGAGCACAGCCTCCTCGTCCTTGCCGGTGACCATCGACTTGAGGTTGACCCAGCCCCGGTGCAGGTCGCCGCTGATGCTGGTGCTGGTTTCCGGGTCGCCGCCCAGGCGCCGCACCTCGCTCTGCAACTCGGCCGCGGCACTGGCGCACTCGCCGGCGCGTTGCACGAAGAATGCCTTCAGCTCAGGGTTCTTCACGTCGTCCGCAGACGCCTTGAAGCCCTTCTCACCATCCTTGCTGTACTCGATCAGGTCGTTGAGTACGTCGATCGTGTCTTTGTTGGGATTGCTCATGGCAACAACTCCTTGGCAGGTGATAGTCACCTTTACTGGAGCAGGCTTCATGCCAAGCCAGGAAATTAAAAAATATTGTTTTAAATCAATTAGATACAAAACAACAAGACATACCATGAATCGGCGTTCTGCATGATCGCCGCTTGGGTCGTCGTGCAGTTTGCAGTATGGTCCGCGCTCAACCCGCCACAGGCCGCTGCCCGATGAAACCCGAATCCCTGCAACTGCTGGTCACCCGCACCATGCCCTTCGGCAAGTACCAGGGGCGGATCATCGCCGACCTGCCGGGCGATTACCTGGCCTGGTTCGCGCGCAAGGGCTTCCCGCCCGGGGAGCTGGGCGGGTTGCTGGCCTTGATGCACGAGATCGACCACAACGGGCTGGGCGATCTGCTGAAACCGTTGCGGGGCAAGCCCCGGGGGTGACGGCCGCGCTCATGGAACAAACCGTAACTCATTGCTTTAGCGAGTCCCTGTGGGAGCGGCCTTGCGTCGCGAAAGGGCTGCGTAGCAGCCCCGGCAATTTCGATGGTGGCTCAGAACCTGGGGCCGCTGCGCGACCCTTTCGCGACGCAAGGCCGCTCCCACAGGGGGATAGTTCTCTGCGCAACAGCGTAGCCCGAAGGACTGGGCGATCCTCTACAGCGATTGCACAGTGCCTGGCTAGCCCTTGGCCGGCGCCACTACCATCTCCACCTGTTCGTTCTTCTTGATCACGGCATACACCACCGCCGTCAGCAGGCTGCCGGCCACGATCGCCAGCAGGTACAGCAGGGCATGATTGATCGCGTTGGGGATCAGCAGCACGAACAGGCCGCCATGGGGCGCCATCAGCTTGCAGCCGAAGTACATCGACAGCGCCCCGGTCAAGGCACCGCCGGCGATGCTCGCCGGGATCACCCGCAGCGGGTCCTTGGCGGCGAACGGGATTGCCCCTTCGGAAATGAAGCACAGCCCCAGCGCCAGCGCCGCCTTGCCGGCCTCGCGCTCGCTCTGGGCGAACTTGCGCCGGGCCATGAAGGTGGCCAGGCCCAGGCCAATCGGCGGCACCATGCCGGCCGCCATGGTCGCGGCCATCGGCGCGTAGCTGGACGATGCCAGCAGGCCCACCGAGAACGCATAGGCAGCCTTGTTGATCGGCCCGCCAAGGTCCACGCACATCATGCCGCCCAGCAGCAGCCCAAGCAGCACCGCATTGGCGGTGCCCATGCTGTCGAGAAACTGGGTGAGCCCTGCGAGCATGGCCGCCACCGGCTGGCCGACCACGTAGATCATCACCAGGCCGGTGAACAGGCTGGCCAGCAACGGAATGATCAGGATCGGCTTGAGCGCCTCGAGGCTGCTCGGCAAGCGCACCCAGCGGGCAATGGCCTTGGCGCAGTAGCCAGCGAGAAAGCCGGCGACGATGCCACCGATGAATCCTGCACCCAGGGTGCTGGCCAACAGGCCGCCGATCATCCCCGGCGCCAGGCCAGGGCGGTCGGCGATGGACCAGGCGATGTAGCCGGCCAGCAACGGCACCATCAGCTTGAAGGCCGCTTCGCCGCCAATCTGCATCAGTGCAGCG
The window above is part of the Pseudomonas muyukensis genome. Proteins encoded here:
- a CDS encoding DUF3820 family protein, translating into MKPESLQLLVTRTMPFGKYQGRIIADLPGDYLAWFARKGFPPGELGGLLALMHEIDHNGLGDLLKPLRGKPRG
- a CDS encoding GGDEF domain-containing protein; translation: MPTRSPRSALYKSHPELVLNLGSCLAVLAIVAIVSYLLVRERDSVEQSAMRSSSNIVQLIESDILRNVELYDQSLKGLIWAVQHPELLKVPPRLRQQILFNQAFSAPVRGDILWLDAKGDVLGDSTSALPRQANFADTVPFQSHRDQPRLGLLISPPFKARLGDLDWCISFSRRISGPNGEFQGLAAGALRLSYFNALFQRLDIGVDSSVNLLNTDGQLLARQPTRPQDPLIGSSLRERPNFKRILGERSGSFTARSTAYEGQRLYTFARVADLPLIVLVAHSADEVFQSWRRTAIVVSVATGVLCIGILWLTLLLGRELRRRQDAEQGLATLAATDSLTGLANRRRLDQVLRQEWARAQRNRKPLAVLMVDVDHFKAFNQRHGHAGGDHVLREVATTLQRCIRRPADLAARYGGEEFQVVLPETELAGALLLAERIRASVEAMPPFGDDERAVTVSVGIGLHAPGGAQDLAGLLGDADEALYRAKANGRNRVEGPRA
- a CDS encoding heavy metal sensor histidine kinase, translating into MTLFRSKPGNSIALRLSALFTLVALAVFVLIGSALYRQVDRSLDLLPEAELDARFSVLESTLNRYGTAEHWAKINNKLNLLSEEDRRIRFWVVSSDPAFEYGQPSQQLRAFAEGAPGMRDLRLADSPYPYKVLVSELPALGGRPPLRFLIGIDTETFWQAQHSLLVAIVGLAALGVLLASLLSYWVARIGLKPLQALSDEAQTLAPPRLDGRLQSHDLPPELAQFASAFNAALDRVSQAYTQLEAFNADVAHELRSPLTNLIGQTQVALTRGRSAEHYFEVLQSNLEELERLRSIINDMLFLASADQGSKATALTQASLAEEVATTLDYLDFILEDAQVSVSVSGDAQAHIEKAQLRRALINLLNNAVQHTAPHQVIEVRIEADEQQVNIAVSNPGPAIADEHLALLFERFYRVDAARANSGGGNHGLGLAIVKAIALMHGGSVFVRSEAGANTFGISLPNAQLRGFAVKI
- a CDS encoding ferritin-like domain-containing protein, which produces MSNPNKDTIDVLNDLIEYSKDGEKGFKASADDVKNPELKAFFVQRAGECASAAAELQSEVRRLGGDPETSTSISGDLHRGWVNLKSMVTGKDEEAVLNEVERGEDHALKAYKDGREKLVKLGRTANDASYALVEKQLQGVQRNHDQVKALRNAARARS
- a CDS encoding heavy metal response regulator transcription factor, which encodes MRVLIIEDEEKTADYLHRGLSEQGFTVDLARDGIDGLHLALEGDYAVIVLDVMLPGLDGYGVLRALRARKQTPVIMLTARERVEDRIHGLREGADDYLGKPFSFLELVARLQALTRRSAVHEPLQIQVADLWIDLMARKASRAGQRLELTAKEFSLLSVLARRQGEILSKTAIAELVWDINFDSDANVVEVAIKRLRAKLDGPFDNKLLHTIRGMGYVLENRG
- a CDS encoding OprD family porin, which codes for MLSAFRFTPLFVALAATIPVAAQAEEAQAEGFIEGSSLNLHFRNAYFNRNEKNRKVEDKREWGQGAVARFESGYTPGTIGFGLDAHAMIGLKLDGGSGHAGTSILPSEPGDKARHAFSTAGGAIKLKGFDTEFKAGDLFLTNPVIAGGESRMLPQTFRGVAVTNNSIDGLMLEGGKVSFTKPYNQSGHRRINTYYSNQTPEQDSQNLSWAGASWSGTEHITANVYAAELKDIWNQYYADFDYTYVVNDLVSLNPGVHFYHTQDTGQSKLGSIDNNTWSVHFTVAAGYHSVTAAYQRVNGNTPFDYINLGDSIFLDNSRMYSDFNAPNERSWKLQYDYDFAGLGVPGLSTSLSYSRGKADLTKASQDTEFYDFYNADGKNARHWERDFDLKYVFQEGQLKDLSVLLRYATHRANAAYASEQDNDEFRVIVDYPLNVF
- a CDS encoding PTS fructose-like transporter subunit IIB, coding for MNIAIVTACPNGQVSSVLSARLLAAAAQRRGWKTCVEVQDAEHPERRLTAAQIAEADWVLVVSTGSVELARFAGKRLYQSTPAQALADREGFLDQAAAGARVHEAAPAPQGSAPKIVAVTACPTGVAHTFMAAEALQQAAQALGYQLSVETQGSVGARNPLPAEAIAEADVVLLAADIEVPAARFAGKRIYRCGTGIALKQARATLDKALAEGKVESADSVPSAGQKAEKTGVYKHLLTGVSFMLPMVVAGGLLIALSFVFGIEAYKQPGTLPAALMQIGGEAAFKLMVPLLAGYIAWSIADRPGLAPGMIGGLLASTLGAGFIGGIVAGFLAGYCAKAIARWVRLPSSLEALKPILIIPLLASLFTGLVMIYVVGQPVAAMLAGLTQFLDSMGTANAVLLGLLLGGMMCVDLGGPINKAAYAFSVGLLASSSYAPMAATMAAGMVPPIGLGLATFMARRKFAQSEREAGKAALALGLCFISEGAIPFAAKDPLRVIPASIAGGALTGALSMYFGCKLMAPHGGLFVLLIPNAINHALLYLLAIVAGSLLTAVVYAVIKKNEQVEMVVAPAKG